From the genome of Azospirillum brasilense, one region includes:
- a CDS encoding PRC-barrel domain-containing protein, which yields MRREIIAAASVLALMTGTAMAQTTSPTTGSPTTGAPTATEMNKSGSAPGNATTGSAATGSASGLTGGTLASAENMMGKNVYGTDNEKVGEVEDIILDSNGQAQQLVISSGGFLGIGEKQIAVDIGKANWDAQQERVQLSGMTRDQVKEMPEFEYSDTTTSLNRNKDKAGDTVNGAASRSSTGTSGTMTAPSGATGTPPAAPSGTGQ from the coding sequence ATGCGTAGGGAAATCATCGCGGCTGCGTCCGTCCTGGCGCTGATGACCGGCACGGCGATGGCGCAGACCACGTCACCGACCACCGGCAGCCCCACCACCGGCGCCCCGACCGCGACCGAGATGAACAAAAGCGGCAGCGCCCCGGGTAACGCCACGACCGGCAGCGCCGCGACCGGCAGCGCTTCCGGCCTGACCGGCGGCACGCTCGCCAGCGCCGAGAACATGATGGGCAAGAACGTCTACGGCACCGACAACGAGAAGGTCGGCGAGGTCGAGGACATCATCCTCGACAGCAACGGCCAAGCCCAACAGCTCGTGATCTCCTCGGGCGGCTTCCTCGGCATCGGGGAGAAGCAGATCGCCGTGGACATCGGCAAGGCCAACTGGGATGCCCAGCAGGAGCGCGTCCAGCTCTCGGGCATGACCCGCGACCAGGTGAAGGAGATGCCGGAGTTCGAGTACTCCGACACCACCACCTCGCTGAACCGCAACAAGGACAAGGCCGGCGACACGGTGAACGGCGCGGCGAGCCGCTCCTCCACTGGCACCTCCGGCACCATGACCGCCCCGAGCGGAGCCACCGGCACGCCGCCGGCCGCCCCGTCGGGCACCGGCCAGTAA
- a CDS encoding ABC transporter ATP-binding protein — MSSPPHRLELRGITKRFPGCLANDQVDLVLRPGEIHALLGENGAGKSTLVKIIYGVLHADAGQILWNGHDTHIPDPAGARRLGIGMVFQHFSLFDTLTVAENISLGLDQPGPMDALSARIAEVSERYGLSLDPRRHVHNLSVGERQRVEIVRCLLQDPKLLIMDEPTSVLTPQEATRLFETLRRLAAEGCTILYISHKLEEIRALCDTATVLRGGRVVGSCDPRRETARSLAEMMIGTELSTPERLPQGEAGAPKLQVRHLSTTSDNPFATNLKDVSFEVRAGEILGIAGVAGNGQAELMAALSGEALVPDPASVAIEGRPSGHLGPRERRLLGLAFVPEERLGRGAVPELSLSENALLSGYAREPLVRSGLVHFGRARSYAERIIGAFNVVTHGHRAEARSLSGGNLQKFIIGREILQKPRLLVVGQPTWGVDAGAAAAIHRALIDLARAGAAVLVISQDLDELFVLSDRIAVLFHGHLSESRPTHHTSVEEIGLLMGGLFNHPPDEDEE; from the coding sequence GTGTCATCCCCTCCGCACCGGCTCGAACTGCGCGGCATCACCAAGCGCTTTCCGGGCTGTCTGGCGAACGATCAGGTCGATCTCGTCCTCCGGCCGGGGGAGATCCACGCGCTGCTGGGCGAGAACGGCGCCGGCAAGTCGACGCTGGTGAAGATCATCTACGGCGTGCTCCACGCCGACGCCGGCCAGATCCTGTGGAACGGGCATGACACCCACATCCCCGATCCGGCGGGCGCGCGCCGGCTGGGCATCGGGATGGTGTTCCAGCATTTCTCCCTGTTCGACACGCTGACGGTCGCCGAGAACATCTCGCTCGGCCTCGACCAGCCCGGCCCGATGGACGCGCTGTCGGCGCGCATCGCCGAGGTGTCGGAACGCTACGGCCTGTCGTTGGACCCGCGCCGCCACGTCCACAACCTGTCGGTCGGCGAGCGGCAGCGGGTGGAGATCGTGCGCTGCCTGCTCCAGGACCCCAAGCTGCTGATCATGGACGAGCCGACCTCGGTCCTGACGCCGCAGGAGGCGACCCGCCTGTTCGAGACGCTGCGCCGTCTGGCGGCGGAGGGCTGCACGATCCTCTACATCAGCCACAAGCTGGAGGAAATCCGCGCACTCTGCGACACCGCCACGGTGCTGCGCGGCGGGCGCGTCGTGGGGAGCTGCGACCCGCGCAGGGAGACGGCGCGCAGCCTTGCCGAGATGATGATCGGCACCGAGCTGTCGACCCCGGAGCGGTTGCCGCAGGGCGAGGCCGGGGCGCCGAAGCTGCAGGTCCGACATCTTTCCACCACCTCCGACAACCCCTTCGCCACCAACCTGAAGGACGTGTCGTTCGAGGTGCGGGCCGGCGAGATCCTGGGCATCGCCGGTGTCGCCGGCAACGGGCAGGCGGAGCTGATGGCCGCGCTGAGCGGCGAGGCGCTGGTGCCGGACCCGGCGTCGGTCGCCATCGAGGGGCGGCCCTCCGGCCATCTCGGCCCGCGGGAGCGGCGCCTGCTCGGTCTTGCCTTCGTGCCGGAGGAACGGCTGGGCCGCGGCGCCGTGCCGGAGCTGAGCCTGTCGGAAAACGCGCTGCTCTCCGGCTACGCCCGCGAGCCGCTGGTGCGCAGCGGGCTGGTGCATTTCGGGCGCGCCCGCTCCTACGCCGAGCGGATCATCGGCGCCTTCAACGTGGTCACCCACGGCCACCGGGCGGAAGCGCGGTCGCTGTCGGGCGGCAACCTCCAGAAATTCATCATCGGCCGCGAGATCCTGCAGAAGCCGCGCTTGCTGGTGGTCGGCCAGCCGACCTGGGGCGTGGACGCGGGTGCTGCGGCGGCGATCCACCGGGCGCTGATCGACCTCGCGCGGGCGGGTGCGGCTGTCCTGGTGATCAGCCAGGACCTGGACGAGCTGTTCGTGCTGAGCGACCGCATCGCCGTGCTGTTCCACGGCCATTTGTCGGAAAGCCGCCCGACCCACCACACCAGCGTGGAGGAGATCGGCCTGCTGATGGGCGGCCTGTTCAACCACCCGCCCGACGAGGATGAGGAGTGA
- a CDS encoding GreA/GreB family elongation factor, producing MNRKSMLGDPPPIRITPHDLGRLDVLLAHLSQPAGVIDFLQREVDRADVADPPDGDGGGTPFVRLGSRVTFADDRGTRHTATLITPDEAARRQDGISILTPVGAALLGLSEGQSIAYGTLDGRTKSVQVLRIEPPAA from the coding sequence ATGAACCGCAAGTCGATGCTCGGCGATCCGCCGCCGATCCGAATCACCCCCCATGACCTTGGGCGTCTCGACGTCCTTCTCGCCCATCTCAGCCAGCCCGCCGGCGTCATCGACTTCCTCCAGCGTGAGGTCGACCGCGCCGATGTCGCGGACCCTCCCGACGGCGACGGCGGCGGCACGCCCTTCGTCCGGCTCGGCAGCCGGGTCACCTTCGCGGACGACCGGGGCACGCGGCACACCGCCACACTCATCACACCGGATGAAGCGGCCCGGCGCCAGGACGGCATCTCGATCCTGACCCCGGTGGGCGCCGCCCTGCTCGGCCTGTCCGAGGGGCAATCCATCGCCTACGGCACGCTCGACGGCCGCACCAAGTCGGTGCAGGTCCTGCGGATCGAACCTCCGGCGGCCTGA
- a CDS encoding YgfZ/GcvT domain-containing protein yields MTAEQAGYTILEDRGVIAVTGEDRAAFLQGLVSNDVRRVAPDRAVYALFLTPQGKFLHDFRIAESDGALLLDPETDRREEFLRRLKMYKLRSKITLEDRAGSLLAVVLFGGDTLARLGLPDEAGAAVPFAGGVAFTDPRLPALGARAFLPREGAAAALEAAGFVPRSAEDYDRLRLSLGVPEGSRDLTPDKALPLENDLDDLNAISWDKGCYMGQELTARTKYRALIKKKLFPVTLEGPLPAPGTPVTLEGKEIGEIRSGHGSTALALLRLEDLTRAEQDGLVLTAGEATVTPAKPVWASF; encoded by the coding sequence ATGACGGCGGAACAGGCGGGCTACACGATCCTGGAGGATCGGGGCGTCATCGCGGTCACTGGCGAGGACCGGGCGGCCTTCCTGCAAGGGCTGGTGTCCAACGACGTGCGCCGTGTCGCACCGGACCGCGCCGTCTACGCGCTGTTCCTCACCCCGCAGGGCAAGTTCCTGCACGATTTCCGCATCGCCGAATCGGACGGCGCCCTGCTGCTCGATCCCGAGACAGACCGGCGCGAGGAATTCCTGCGCCGCCTGAAGATGTACAAGCTGCGCTCCAAGATCACGCTGGAGGACCGCGCCGGTTCCCTGCTGGCCGTCGTCCTGTTCGGCGGCGATACCCTCGCCCGTCTGGGCCTGCCGGATGAGGCCGGTGCGGCCGTGCCCTTCGCGGGGGGCGTCGCTTTCACCGACCCGCGCCTGCCGGCGCTGGGCGCCCGCGCCTTCCTGCCGCGCGAGGGCGCCGCGGCGGCGCTGGAGGCGGCGGGCTTCGTTCCGCGCAGCGCGGAGGACTACGACCGGCTGCGCCTGTCGCTCGGCGTTCCGGAGGGCAGCCGTGACCTCACGCCCGACAAGGCGCTGCCGCTGGAGAACGATCTGGACGACCTCAACGCCATCTCCTGGGACAAGGGCTGCTACATGGGGCAGGAATTGACCGCCCGCACCAAGTACCGCGCCCTGATCAAGAAGAAGCTGTTCCCGGTGACGCTGGAGGGCCCCCTGCCCGCCCCCGGCACGCCGGTGACCCTGGAGGGCAAGGAGATCGGTGAGATCCGCAGCGGCCATGGCTCCACGGCGCTTGCCTTGTTGCGGCTGGAAGACCTCACCCGTGCGGAGCAAGACGGATTGGTCTTGACAGCCGGAGAGGCCACAGTCACGCCGGCAAAGCCAGTCTGGGCAAGCTTTTGA
- a CDS encoding ATP12 family chaperone protein, which produces MKRFYKTASVDEAAGGGFEVRLDNRPIRSPAKAPLVFVSWPLAQAVAAEWDAQPEDIAPDSMPLMQLASTAVDLIGKGRAAIVDGVAAYAETDLLCYRAEHPRNLVERQAQRWQPLLDWATLRYDAPLHVNAGLMPKPQPPEALRALRNAVEVYDDWMLSALQTATGSCGSLIVALALVEGRIDAEEAFEVSQLDETFQIEAWGEDPEATKRRAALRVDIAACRRFVDLLRA; this is translated from the coding sequence ATGAAGCGCTTCTACAAGACCGCCTCCGTCGACGAGGCCGCCGGTGGCGGCTTCGAGGTGCGCCTGGACAACCGCCCGATCCGCAGCCCGGCCAAGGCGCCGCTGGTCTTCGTGAGCTGGCCGCTGGCCCAGGCCGTCGCCGCCGAATGGGACGCGCAGCCCGAGGACATCGCCCCGGACAGCATGCCGCTGATGCAGCTCGCCAGCACGGCGGTCGACCTGATCGGCAAGGGCCGCGCGGCCATCGTTGACGGCGTGGCCGCCTATGCGGAGACGGACCTTCTCTGCTACCGCGCGGAGCATCCCCGGAACCTGGTGGAGCGGCAGGCGCAGCGCTGGCAGCCGCTGCTTGACTGGGCGACGCTGCGCTACGACGCGCCGCTGCACGTCAACGCGGGGCTGATGCCCAAGCCGCAGCCGCCCGAGGCGCTGCGCGCCCTGCGCAACGCGGTGGAGGTCTACGACGACTGGATGCTGTCGGCGCTCCAGACCGCCACCGGCTCCTGCGGCTCGCTGATCGTCGCGCTGGCGCTGGTCGAGGGGCGCATCGACGCCGAGGAGGCGTTCGAGGTGTCGCAGCTCGACGAGACCTTCCAGATCGAAGCCTGGGGCGAGGACCCGGAAGCGACCAAGCGCCGTGCCGCCCTGCGCGTGGACATCGCGGCCTGCCGCCGTTTCGTCGATCTGCTGCGGGCCTGA